A genome region from Arachis duranensis cultivar V14167 chromosome 6, aradu.V14167.gnm2.J7QH, whole genome shotgun sequence includes the following:
- the LOC107493223 gene encoding probable alpha-amylase 2 isoform X2 yields the protein MIRPINKRISGFNWESHKYNWWENLESKVGEIAKAGFTSVWLPPPTHSFSPQGYTPQNLYSLNTNYGSEHHLKALLAKMKQHKLRSMADIVINHRVGTTQGRGGIYNRFDGIPLSWDEHAVTSDTGGLGNRKTGAIFQGFPNIDHTQDFVRKDIIGWLRWLRHNVGFEDFRFDFAKGFSAKYVKEYIEAAKPLFCVGEYWDSCNYRGSSLDYNQDSHRQRIINWIDGTGQLSAAFDFTTKGILQEAVKGEFWRLRDGQGKPPGVMGWWPSRSVTFVDNHDTGSTQAHWPFPSDHIMEGYAYILTHPGIPTVFYDHLFEWGNSIRNQIAKLIDVRKREGIESRSSMRILEAKQNLYSAIIGDKVCMKIGSASWCPSASHTQWELATSGHNYAVWRKQ from the exons ATGATCAGaccaatcaacaaaaggatATCG GGATTCAACTGGGAGTCGCACAAGTACAATTGGTGGGAGAATCTAGAGAGCAAAGTTGGAGAGATAGCCAAAGCTGGATTCACTTCCGTTTGGTTGCCACCACCAACTCATTCCTTCTCACCTCAAGGCTACACTCCACAGAACCTTTACTCACTCAACACTAATTATGGCTCCGAGCATCACTTGAAAGCTCTGCTTGCTAAGATGAAGCAACACAAACTCAGATCCATGGCTGATATTGTCATCAATCATCGTGTTGGCACCACCCAGGGACGTGGAGGAATCTACAACCGTTTTGATGGAATCCCACTCTCTTGGGATGAACATGCTGTCACTTCGGATACTGGTGGACTT GGTAACAGAAAGACCGGCGCCATATTCCAGGGGTTCCCCAATATTGACCACACCCAAGACTTTGTGAGAAAGGATATCATAGGTTGGCTAAGATGGCTGCGCCATAACGTAGGCTTTGAGGATTTTCGTTTTGATTTTGCAAAAGG GTTTTCAGCAAAATATGTGAAAGAATATATAGAAGCAGCAAAGCCATTGTTCTGTGTAGGGGAGTACTGGGATTCTTGCAACTACAGAGGTTCTTCTTTGGACTATAACCAGG ACAGCCATAGGCAGCGAATAATCAATTGGATTGATGGCACTGGACAGCTTTCAGCTGCATTTGACTTCACAACAAAAGGAATTCTCCAG GAAGCTGTGAAGGGAGAATTTTGGCGTCTGCGTGATGGTCAAGGGAAGCCGCCCGGTGTGATGGGATGGTGGCCTTCAAGATCAGTCACGTTTGTGGACAATCATGATACTGGCTCCACTCAG GCTCATTGGCCGTTCCCCTCTGACCATATTATGGAG GGATATGCATACATATTGACTCATCCTGGGATACCAACAGTTTTCTATGACCACTTGTTTGAGTGGGGCAACTCCATTCGTAACCAGATAGCGAAGCTG ATTGATGTACGGAAGCGGGAAGGTATTGAGAGTAGATCATCGATGAGGATATTGGAAGCGAAACAAAACCTATATTCAGCGATAATCGGAGACAAGGTGTGCATGAAGATTGGAAGTGCCTCATGGTGTCCATCTGCATCTCACACCCAGTGGGAACTAGCAACCTCTGGCCACAATTATGCTGTATGGCGCAAGCAGTAG
- the LOC107493223 gene encoding probable alpha-amylase 2 isoform X1, producing the protein MGLLNTGHDQTNQQKDIGTALKNGKEILFQGFNWESHKYNWWENLESKVGEIAKAGFTSVWLPPPTHSFSPQGYTPQNLYSLNTNYGSEHHLKALLAKMKQHKLRSMADIVINHRVGTTQGRGGIYNRFDGIPLSWDEHAVTSDTGGLGNRKTGAIFQGFPNIDHTQDFVRKDIIGWLRWLRHNVGFEDFRFDFAKGFSAKYVKEYIEAAKPLFCVGEYWDSCNYRGSSLDYNQDSHRQRIINWIDGTGQLSAAFDFTTKGILQEAVKGEFWRLRDGQGKPPGVMGWWPSRSVTFVDNHDTGSTQAHWPFPSDHIMEGYAYILTHPGIPTVFYDHLFEWGNSIRNQIAKLIDVRKREGIESRSSMRILEAKQNLYSAIIGDKVCMKIGSASWCPSASHTQWELATSGHNYAVWRKQ; encoded by the exons ATGGGCTTATTAAACACT gGACATGATCAGaccaatcaacaaaaggatATCG GTACCGCTTTGAAGAATGGAAAGGAAATACTCTTTCAG GGATTCAACTGGGAGTCGCACAAGTACAATTGGTGGGAGAATCTAGAGAGCAAAGTTGGAGAGATAGCCAAAGCTGGATTCACTTCCGTTTGGTTGCCACCACCAACTCATTCCTTCTCACCTCAAGGCTACACTCCACAGAACCTTTACTCACTCAACACTAATTATGGCTCCGAGCATCACTTGAAAGCTCTGCTTGCTAAGATGAAGCAACACAAACTCAGATCCATGGCTGATATTGTCATCAATCATCGTGTTGGCACCACCCAGGGACGTGGAGGAATCTACAACCGTTTTGATGGAATCCCACTCTCTTGGGATGAACATGCTGTCACTTCGGATACTGGTGGACTT GGTAACAGAAAGACCGGCGCCATATTCCAGGGGTTCCCCAATATTGACCACACCCAAGACTTTGTGAGAAAGGATATCATAGGTTGGCTAAGATGGCTGCGCCATAACGTAGGCTTTGAGGATTTTCGTTTTGATTTTGCAAAAGG GTTTTCAGCAAAATATGTGAAAGAATATATAGAAGCAGCAAAGCCATTGTTCTGTGTAGGGGAGTACTGGGATTCTTGCAACTACAGAGGTTCTTCTTTGGACTATAACCAGG ACAGCCATAGGCAGCGAATAATCAATTGGATTGATGGCACTGGACAGCTTTCAGCTGCATTTGACTTCACAACAAAAGGAATTCTCCAG GAAGCTGTGAAGGGAGAATTTTGGCGTCTGCGTGATGGTCAAGGGAAGCCGCCCGGTGTGATGGGATGGTGGCCTTCAAGATCAGTCACGTTTGTGGACAATCATGATACTGGCTCCACTCAG GCTCATTGGCCGTTCCCCTCTGACCATATTATGGAG GGATATGCATACATATTGACTCATCCTGGGATACCAACAGTTTTCTATGACCACTTGTTTGAGTGGGGCAACTCCATTCGTAACCAGATAGCGAAGCTG ATTGATGTACGGAAGCGGGAAGGTATTGAGAGTAGATCATCGATGAGGATATTGGAAGCGAAACAAAACCTATATTCAGCGATAATCGGAGACAAGGTGTGCATGAAGATTGGAAGTGCCTCATGGTGTCCATCTGCATCTCACACCCAGTGGGAACTAGCAACCTCTGGCCACAATTATGCTGTATGGCGCAAGCAGTAG